AATTTTCGGGCGCGTCTACTCAAGTTAGGTTTTTTATGCGATACCGGAATTAAGGTATCGCGGGGTGCTGGTCGTCCGGCTAGCTTGTATAAGTTTGACGCGGAAGCATTTGCTCCCTTAAAAGATAAACCCTTGGTGTTTATTTAATGCACTGTTACGTAGAGTTTAAGGTTCAAAGTCAAAGCAATTAATTTTAACTCTTGACCTTAAACTCCAAACTCCAAACTCCAAACTCTTAACTAAAATGAAGATTGCGATCGCTCAAATTAATCCTACTATCGGTGATTTGCTTTTAAATGCCCAAAAAATCCTGGAGGCGGCACAACGAGCAGCATCTAGCGGTGCGCGTTTGTTGTTGACACCAGAACTTTCTTTGTGTGGCTATCCACCAAGAGATTTATTACTAAATCCTAGTTTTGTGGAAGCGATGGGCATTACTTTACAAAACTTGGCTCAAGATTTACCACCAAATTTAGCTGTGTTGGTAGGAACTGTTGAACCGAATATCAAAGCACATATTAGTGGCGGCAAAAGTTTATTTAACAGCATAGCTTTGTTAGAGAATGGCCAGATTAAGCAAGTTTTTCACAAGCGACTTTTACCTACTTACGATGTATTTGATGAACGCCGCTATTTTGAAGAAGGCTTGCAAGCTAATTATTTCACTCTTGATGATCTCCATATTGGCGTAACCATTTGTGAAGATTTATGGAACGATGAGGAGTTTTGGGGCAAACGGAGTTATGCAGCAAATCCAATTGCTGACTTAGCAATTTTGGGTGTAGATTTGATTGTAAATTTGTCTGCTTCACCCTACACGGCCGGCAAGCAGCAGTTTCGTGAAACTATGCTCAAGCATAGTGCAGTACGTTTTCAACAACCATTTATTTATGCTAATCAGGTCGGAGGAAATGATGATCTAATTTTTGATGGGCGTAGTTTTGCCTTAAATCGTCAAGGTGAAATTATGTGTCGCGCCCGTGGTTTTGATACTGATTTATTAGTAGTGGAATTTGACGAGGCGCAACGTGATTTGCAGTTGGGTTCTGTAGAACCAATATATGAATCGGAAGATGAAGAAATTTGGCAAGCTTTAGTTTTGGGAGTGCGAGATTACGCTCGTAAGTGTCGCTTTTCTAAAGTAGTGTTGGGTTTAAGTGGCGGGATTGACTCTGCAATAGTAGCTGCGATCGCCACGGCTGCACTTGGTAAAGAAAATGTCCTCGGTGTTCTCATGCCTTCCCCTTATAGTTCCGAGCATTCCATCAGTGATGCTGTGGCATTAGCCGATAATTTGGGGATTAAGACTAATCTTTTACCAATTGGCGAGTTAATGCAAGGCTTCGATCAAACATTAGGTGAATTGTTTGCGGGTACTGAGTTTGGACTGGCTGAAGAGAATATCCAATCACGGATTCGCGGTAATTTATTAATGGCGATCGCTAATAAATTTGGCTATCTGCTTTTATCTACCGGTAACAAGTCAGAAATGGCAGTTGGTTACTGTACTCTCTACGGCGATATGAATGGCGGGTTAGCAGTGATTGCAGATGTTCCGAAAACCCGCGTGTATTCACTTTGCCATTGGTTAAATCGTAATAATGAAATTATCCCGCAAAACGTCTTGACTAAACCACCCAGCGCTGAACTCAAACCAGGTCAAGTGGATCAAGACTCTCTACCACCTTACGAAGTTTTGGACGATATTTTGCAACGTCTGGTTCACAACCACCAATCAGCAGCGCAAATTGTCGCAGCCGGTCACGATGCAGTGATTGTAGATCGAGTAATCCAAATGGTAGCGCGGGCTGAATTTAAACGGCGACAAGCACCCCCCGGCTTAAAAATCACCGATCGCGCCTTTGGAACTGGTTGGCGAATGCCAATCGCTAGTAACTGGGTTGGCGTTAAAAAGGCTTACCAGGCTAAAACTACAGCTACACCTACCTTAGTCTATCGGGATGGACAAGATGCCCATCCGCAAATCAATCTTGGTTAAGACAAGAAACGCCATGAATCGCCGTCTTTACAATAATCAATCTTTTGTAGAGACGGCAATTTATCGTGTCTTTGTGATGATTTATCGGATCTTAGCGATCTATAATTCCCATCAAAAAACCTTAACCAAACCGTATTCCTATATAATCCGTCTTTAATATTCTTGTGTGATGGTATCTTAACTTGATGGCTGTAGCTTTCCACATGTGTAGAAATATGCTAGAAACTAAATCAAGTCCTCATACACACATAGACACATCAACAGAATCCGATACATTAGCTGGCTCTGTTATCTCCTCTTCTGCTCCTCAAGAAATCTATGATGTTGTTGTAGTTGGTGCTGGGCCTATTGGGTTAGCAACTGCTATTGGCTTACGTAAGCGTGGTATTGAAAATATCCTTGTCATCGACCAAACTCGCGCCTTTCGTGAAGTTGGACAAACATTGGATCTTCTTCCCAATGGATTACAAGCCCTCAAATATTTAGATCCTAACGCTTATGAAGAAGTCAAAAAAACTGGACTTGGTTTATTGAATTCCAAGCAGTCTAAGAGCCAAAAAACTGTCGAACCTACTCAAGAACAAGAACCGATAAAGACTCCACCCCAATGGGCTTATAAAGATTTACAGGGAAAGATAATTCGGTCAATCTCGCTTAGTTTCGATGATTGGTTCAAAGATTATGGCGAGGGTCGAGTGTCTATTTCTTGGTACAATTTGCAGACAACTCTCAGACAACTACTTCCCCAAGACCGAGTTAAAGCTAATCACCGTTGTATTAATGTTGTGAATGAGCCGGAAAACGGTTGTGTTCGGATAGATTGTGTAGCTGATACACCGATAGAAACCAACCCCTATTCGTTTTGGACAGATGGGCAGAAATATCATGACACACAGCCCCAAAACTCAGATATTTCCCCCCAAGAAATCGTAACAAAATCG
This Nostoc sp. C052 DNA region includes the following protein-coding sequences:
- a CDS encoding NAD+ synthase codes for the protein MKIAIAQINPTIGDLLLNAQKILEAAQRAASSGARLLLTPELSLCGYPPRDLLLNPSFVEAMGITLQNLAQDLPPNLAVLVGTVEPNIKAHISGGKSLFNSIALLENGQIKQVFHKRLLPTYDVFDERRYFEEGLQANYFTLDDLHIGVTICEDLWNDEEFWGKRSYAANPIADLAILGVDLIVNLSASPYTAGKQQFRETMLKHSAVRFQQPFIYANQVGGNDDLIFDGRSFALNRQGEIMCRARGFDTDLLVVEFDEAQRDLQLGSVEPIYESEDEEIWQALVLGVRDYARKCRFSKVVLGLSGGIDSAIVAAIATAALGKENVLGVLMPSPYSSEHSISDAVALADNLGIKTNLLPIGELMQGFDQTLGELFAGTEFGLAEENIQSRIRGNLLMAIANKFGYLLLSTGNKSEMAVGYCTLYGDMNGGLAVIADVPKTRVYSLCHWLNRNNEIIPQNVLTKPPSAELKPGQVDQDSLPPYEVLDDILQRLVHNHQSAAQIVAAGHDAVIVDRVIQMVARAEFKRRQAPPGLKITDRAFGTGWRMPIASNWVGVKKAYQAKTTATPTLVYRDGQDAHPQINLG